In the Aromatoleum bremense genome, one interval contains:
- the tnpB gene encoding IS66 family insertion sequence element accessory protein TnpB (TnpB, as the term is used for proteins encoded by IS66 family insertion elements, is considered an accessory protein, since TnpC, encoded by a neighboring gene, is a DDE family transposase.) — MFFPEGAVRVHLYGRPVDMRKSFDGLYALARHGVGQDPLSGHLFVFINRRATQMKVLYWDRSGFCIWAKRLESGRFVSDWSRATSREMDWTGLKLLLEGIEPARFKKRFALPASHRKPA; from the coding sequence ATGTTCTTTCCCGAAGGCGCGGTGCGGGTGCATCTGTACGGGCGCCCGGTCGACATGCGCAAATCCTTCGACGGCTTGTATGCGCTGGCGCGCCACGGCGTGGGACAGGATCCGTTGTCGGGGCATCTGTTCGTGTTCATCAACCGGCGCGCGACCCAGATGAAGGTGTTGTACTGGGACCGCAGCGGGTTTTGCATCTGGGCCAAGCGGCTCGAGTCGGGTCGCTTCGTGTCGGACTGGTCGCGGGCGACGAGCCGCGAGATGGACTGGACGGGGCTGAAGCTGTTGCTCGAAGGCATCGAGCCGGCACGCTTCAAAAAGCGCTTCGCGCTGCCCGCAAGTCACCGCAAACCCGCATGA